The genomic segment AAGCCGGTGGCAACCTGACGAATGTAGTAAAGGCGACCGTATTCATCAAGGACATGAATGATTTTGGTCAACTGAACGAAGTGTACGGCCAATATTTTGGCGATCACAAGCCAGCTCGTTCCACTGTGGAAGTGGCACGCCTGCCGCGTGATGTAAAAGTCGAAATCGAAATCGTAGCTTATATCGAATAGAAAAAAATGGAAAACAGCCTGATGCCACGCGCATTGGGCTGTTTTTGTACCTGCGGAAAATGTTTCCAAAAAATGACATAAAAACATATTTATATATTTTTTCAAAAATTGCACAAAGATAAGCAGGAATATTTACCCAGCGGGTGGAAATAATCCTAAACGCGTTACATAGATAAAGGGAGTGAACTAGATGGAAGTAACAGACGTAAGACTTCGCCGAGTGAATACGGATGGTAGGATGAAAGCGATTGCATCCATTACAATTGACCATGAATTTGTGGTTCATGATATCCGTGTCATTGACGGAAACAATGGTATGTTTGTAGCTATGCCGAGCAAGCGTA from the Brevibacillus brevis genome contains:
- a CDS encoding RidA family protein — encoded protein: MAISFVSTDKAPAAIGPYSQAAKVGPFLFASGQIPLRADGTLVEGDVVEQTHQVFSNIQAVLAEAGGNLTNVVKATVFIKDMNDFGQLNEVYGQYFGDHKPARSTVEVARLPRDVKVEIEIVAYIE
- the spoVG gene encoding septation regulator SpoVG — translated: MEVTDVRLRRVNTDGRMKAIASITIDHEFVVHDIRVIDGNNGMFVAMPSKRTPDGEFRDIAHPISSTTREKIQAAVLTEYDRVGQEEESTIEAGA